The window ACCGCTGAAATCGCACGACGCCGCCGGGTCGCGGTGGCCGCGGGATTCAATACTCCTCACGCCAATTCCGGGGTATGGACCCCGCGGTGCTCCGGGACGACATGGTCGACAGCCTCGAACACGAGGCCAAGCGGTGCGTCCGGTCGGAGGCCGTGAGTGTCGCGATGCGCGAGGTGCCGCGCGAGGCGTTCCTGGACGACGAGCGCGCCGCGTACGCCGACCGCTCGTTCGAACGCCACGGGACGCGCGTCCTCTCACCCTCCACGGCCGCCCGACTGGTGGAGGCGCTCGCGCCCGAGTCGGGCGACGAGGTGCTCGTCGTCGGCGCCGGCGTCGGCTACACGGCTGCCGTCTGCGCGGAGCTCGCCGGCGCGCGCCACGTCCACGCCGTCGACATCGACCGCCGGCTGGTGTACGAGGCCCGCTCGAACCTGGCCGAGGCGGGCTACGGCGAGGTGCTCGTCGACTGTCGCGACGGCGCCGACGGCCTCCCGGAGTACGCCCCCTACGACCGCGTGCTGGTCGAGGCGGCGGCCATCGAACCGCCGCGCCACCTCGTTCGGCAACTCGCTGCGGACGGCCGGCTGGTGCTCCCACTGGGCGGCGGCGAGCAGACCCTCTCGGTCGTCACGCCGGACGCCCCGGGCGGCGAGGTGGCCGAGCGCCTCGGGACGACGGCGTTCGCCCCGATGCTGGTCGAGGGCGAGCAGGCCACCACGGTCGAGCGGAATCGAACGGTGCGCGAGGACCGCGAACACGCCCAGCGCGCGGCCGAACGGCGGAAGGGCTGGGAGCAGGAGTGGATCGACTGGGACCGAGAGTTGTAGGTTGGCTCAGTATTCTGTGTATAATATTTTCAATCTGAGTTTTAGAAATATGTATGCTCCTTTCGCGATAAATGTCTCGTCCGCTCCCGCTGTGACCGTGAGAGTGGTGGCGGAGTCCTGTTGAAAGCTCCCGCCCGCTCTCCCTGCGACAGCCACAATCGGACCGTGTAGAAAGCCCCCGCCCGCTCGACCCGCCGGGCCTCGCTGCGCGCCTCGGGTTCGCTCCGCTCACCCTGCGGTGCTTACTTCGTCCGGGCGGGGTCGAGGCGGATTGTCGGCTCCGCCGACAATCTATTAGCTGGCCGGCTCCGCCGGCCAGCCGGGCGGCCCCTTTCAGTCCCGCCCTGTTGCCTGATTCACCGAGCGTTCGCGCGTGGTGGTTCCAGCGGGCCGCGGGGTCCCCACACCTCCCCGCGCTCGCGCTGTGGTGCTCCGGCACGCTCGCTCCGCTCGCGGCCTCCACGGGGGTGGCGCGAGCGCGCTTCCTTTTCGTGGAACCGGCTTGTCGACCAACCGCCAGCCGGCCGGGAGCGCGTGGCGCAGCGCGGACGCGCAAGCCAGCGCGACCCGGGGAAGGGCAGGGCCACAGCGCCCGTGGAACAATCCATGCTCCTGGTGGAATCGAAGGGCGAGCACGCCCGACGAAGCACGACGACGTAAGCACCGCAGGCTCCGCGCGAGCGGAGCGAGCGCGGCGCCGAGGAGCGCAGCGAGGCGCGCGAGTCGAGCGTGCGAGGGCTTCGTAGATGTCTCCGTAGTCGCGGTAGTCTTGCTGTAGCGGGCGAGGGGTGCAAAGCCAGCTCTGTCCATCCCGGACTCGCGGTTTCGCAACTACCAAATACGCCCTTTCCGAAGTCCCCACCGATAGACATGGCCAGGCCGGAAGTTCTCGACCGAGTCAAGGAGGCCGAGCGTGAGGCCGACGAGATCGTCGAAGAGGCGGAGGCCGACCGCGAGGAGCGCATCGACGAGGCCCGGGCGCGGGCCGAGGAGATCCGCGAGGAGGCTCGCGAGGCGGCACAGGATATGAAGGATGAACGCCTCGCGGACGCCCGCGGGGAGATCGAGGAGGAGCGCGAGGCCATCGTCGCGGAGGGCGAGGCCGACCGCGAGAAGCTGCAGGCTCGCGCTCGTGACCGGAAGGAGGAGGCGGTCGAACACGTGGTGGACCTGTTCGAGGAGGCGGTCGATGCTCAGACCTGAGAAGATGGGCCGGGTCTCGGTAACGGGATCCAAAGCAGTTCTCGACGACGTGGTCGAGACGGCCCACGACCTCAACCTGCTCCACCTCACCGAGTACGACGGTGGCTGGGAGGGCTTCGAGCCGGGGAACCCGAGCGAGGGCGCCGACCGCGCCTCCGAGGCGCTGGTGACGGTCCGTTCGCTCGAGTCCGTCCTCGGTGTCGACGAGTCCGACGCGGAGGGCCAGCCGGTCCTGCCCGACGACCTCTACGCCGAGATCGAGGAGGTCCGCGAGCAGGTAAACGAACTGGACGACCGCCGGGACGAACTGACCGAGGAGCTCCGGAGCGTCGCGGAGGAACTCGACGCCGTGCGTCCCTTCGTCCAGCTCGGTATCGACCTCGACCTGCTGGACGGCTACGAGAACCTCTCCGTCGCGGTCGGGGAGGGTGACGAGGCGGCCGTCCGGTCGGCGATGGTCGACCAGGCCGGCGTCGACAAGCACGAGACGTTCGCCAGCGAGGAGGACGACGTGCTCGCGGTGTTCGCCTATCCCGCCGTCGATATCTCCGACGCGCTGGTGGGCGCACAGTTCACCGCGTACGAGGTACCGGAACTCGGTGACGACGGCGAGAGCGTCAGTCCCGACCAGTACGTCCAGCAGCTCGAACAGCGTCACCGCGAACTCCAATCCAAGCTCGAGACCGTCGAGGACCAGCTCGACGACCTCCGCGTGGAGGTCGGCGGCTTCCTGCTGGCGGCCGAGGAGAAGCTCGCGGTGCAGGTCCAGAAGGCCGAGGCACCGCTCTCCTTCGCGACGACGGAGAACGCCTTCGTCGCGGAGGGCTGGCTCCCGTACGACGAGTACGTCGAGCTGGCCGAGGGCCTGCAGGAGGCCGTCGGCGACCACGTCGACGTCGACCTGCTGGAGGTCGCCGACTACAACGAGGAGGGGCATCCGACCGACTCCGAGGATGTCGCGGGCGGTGCCGCCGGTGGCGTCGGCGAACCAGCGGCCGCCGATGGCGGTGAGGTCGCATCCGACGGTGGCCGCGACCTGGGCCGCATTGCGGAGGCCGACGTGGCGACCGACGGTGCGGGCGCGGACGTGGCGATGAGCCACTCCACTCCACCGGTCATCCAGGACAACCCCGGCCCGGTGAAGCCGTTCGAGGCGCTGGTCGAGGTCATCAACCGCCCCAAGTACAGCGAGCTCGACCCGTCGGTCATCCTGTTCCTGACGTTCCCCGCCTTCTACGGGTTCATGATCGGTGACCTCGGGTACGGCATCCTGTACATGCTGCTCGGTGGTGCGCTCATGACCCAGTTCGACTCGGATATCATCCGGTCGCTGGGTGGCGTCGGCGTCCTCGCGGGCTTCTTCACCGCGATATTCGGCGTGCTGTACGGCGAGTTCTTCGGACTGCACCAGCTCGGGGAGATCGTCTGGGGCGGTAGCCCGCCCATCCACAAGGGGCTCATTCCCGAGTACAGCGACTACGCGCTCGGCTGGCTCGTCCTGAGCCTGCTGGCCGGCATCCTCCACCTGACCATCGGGTGGATCTTCGACTTCTACGAGAACCTGTCCCACGGCTTCAAGGACGCCATGCTGGAGTCCGGCTCGTGGCTGATGATGATGTTCGGCCTGTGGACGTGGATCTTCGCCGGCGCGTTCGGCTCCGCACCGGACCTCATCTACGGTGCCGACAGCGTCTTCAACGGACAGCCGTTCCCGCTCGGCTTCACCGGCTTCGGTCCGACGGTCGGGCTCGTCGGGCTCGGGGTGTTCTTCGTCGGGCTCATCCTGCTCGTCGCGGGTGAGCCCATCGAGGGCGTCGAGTTCCTCAACGTCCTCGTCAACGTCCTCTCGTACACGCGACTGGCCGCGGTCCTGCTCGCGAAGGCGGGGATGGCGTTCGTCGTCAACCTCCTGTTCTTCGGCGTCTGGGTCACCGAGACCGAGAGCGGTCCGGCGTGGCACTTCGGTATCGACCACTCGCCGCAGTACTACCTCGAACAGGGGACCTACCACGGCCACGAGGTCACGGAGGTCATGTTCGGCGGGCTCGTCCACGGCGGTATCGGCGCCGCGCTGGGCGGCATCGTCATCCTCGTCCTCGGGCACCTGCTGGTGCTCGCGCTCGGCGTGACGAGCGCCGGCCTGCAGGCCGTGCGTCTCGAGTACGTCGAGTTCTTCGGGAAGTTCTACGAGGGCGGCGGCGACGAGTACGAGCCGTTCGGCTACGAGACCCGGTTCGCCAGCGACGACTGACGACCCGGTCTCGACTTCCACGGTTCTCCGGCGGATATTCTTCGAACTCCGTGCCCCCGTGCCGAATCCAGCAGCTACGGCTCTGGAACTCGTCATTCTACGGCTATCTCGGTCGAACCGCAGAAATCGCCCGACAGGGCTTCCGTGACCCGGTTCCCACGGTGACGGGTGGATTCTCGCCCGTGAGGCACGCTACCGTGCGCAAGACCGCGGGTGGGTTTGAGAAGTTTTATTGGCTGGCTGTCCGGATAGCCGCCTGTTCGGAAGCGACTACCCACGGAGGAACCTCAAAACAATGCTGGAACTCATCATGGCGCTTGTCACGTTCGTACTGCAGACCAACCCTGCCCCGGCCATCCCGCCGACAGCCGCAGCCGCCCTCGCCGTCGGGCTGGCCGCGTTCGGTGCGGGCTACGCCGAGCGCGGTATCGGTGCCGCCGCCGTCGGCGCTATCGCGGAGGACGACGACATGTTCGGTCGCGGGCTCATCCTCACGGTGCTGCCGGAGACGCTCGTGATCCTTGCGCTGGTCGTCATCTTCGTCGTATAAACTCCCCCCACTTTTCGATTCATGAGCCTTGATACGGTCGTAGAGGACATTCGAGACGAAGCGCGCACGCGCGCGGAGGAGATCCGCGCGGAGGGCGAGGAGCGAGCCGAGCAGATCGTCGACGAGGCAGAGGCCGACGCCGAGGAGATCGAGGCCGACGCCGAGCAGGAGGTCGAGCGGACCATCGAACAGGAGCGCGAGCAGGCCCTCTCCAGCGCAAAGCTGGAGGCCAAGCAGGAGCGACTCGAGGCCCGACGCGAACTGCTCCAGAACGTCCGCGAGGACGTCGAGGAGGAGGTCGCCGGGCTGGAGGGCGAGCGCCGCGAGGGGCTCACCCGGACCCTGCTGGAGGCCGCCGCCCCCGAGTTCGAGGACGCCGACACCGTCCGGGTCAGGGGTCGTGCGGACGACGCCGACCTGCTGGAGACGATCTGTGACGACTACGACGGCTTCGAGGCCGGCGAACCGGTCGACTGTCTCGGTGGCGTCGTGGTCGAGAGCGAGGGCTCGCGCGTCCGTGTGAACAATACGTTCGATTCGGTGCTCGACGAGGTCTGGGAGGACAACCTCCGGGCCATCTCCGAGCGCCTGTTCGAGGAGCGATGAGTACGCGAACCCAGGGCGGCTCGAACTACGAGTACGTCACCGCGCGGGTGCGGTCCCGCCGTGCTCGGCTGTTCGACGAGGACGACTACCGCAAGCTGACGCGGATGGGGACGGGCGAGATCGCCCGCTTCATGGAGGAGTCCGAGTACGAGACGGAGATGAACGCGCTGGGGTCGCGCCACAGCGGAGTCGACCTCATCGAGTACGCCCTCAACCGGAACCTGGCGAACAACTTCGACGACCTGCTCCGGTGGGCGGACGGGAAGCTGTACGATTACGTCGCCCGCTACCTCCGGAAGTTCGACGCCTGGAACGTCAAGACCACGCTGCGTGGCATCTACTCGGATGCCGACCGCGCGTCGGTCGAGGACGACTTCATCCGGGCCGGCGAGTTCGGCGAGGAGCGGCTGACACGCCTGCTCGACGCCGGTTCGATGGAGGAGGCCGTCGAGGAGACCCGCGGGACGATGTTCCACGGGCCGCTCGAGGTGGCACTCGAGGTGTACGAGGAGAGCGGCGAGCTGGTGCCGCTGGAGAACGCCGTCGACCGCGCGTTCTACGGGCACCTGCTCGACGACCTCCCGGAGGAGCCGGGTCGCGCGACGGAGCTGTACATCGAGTTCCTGCGCGCGGAGATCGACTTCCGGAACCTGCGGAACGCGTTCCGGCTGGCCTACTCCGGCGCGGACATCGACCCGGCGGACTACTTCATCGATGGGGGCCGCCTGTTCGGCGAGGGTGACCTCCGCCAGCTGGCGAAGAATCCCGACGAACTCGCGGCCCGCGTGCGGGAGTCGCCGTACGGCGACGACCTCGACGAGGCACTCGACGCCCTCGAACGGGCCGAGAGCCTCATCGGGTTCGAGAACGCACTCGACGCGGCGCTGCTCGAATATTCGGAGCAGCTGTCGAGCCGCTACCCGCTCTCGGTCTGCCCGGTGCTCGGCTACGTGCTCGCGAAGGAGCGCGAGATCGACAACATCCGCGCCATCGCGCGCGGTCGGGAGGCCGGACTGAGCGAGGAGGAGATCAACGAGGAACTGGTGGTACTATGAGCCAGGAGATCGGCGTGGTCGGGAGCCCCGACTTCACGACGGGTTTCCGGCTCGCGGGCGTCCGGCGCTTCGTGAACGTGCCGGACGAGGAGAAGGAAGACCGACTCGACGAGGCGGTCACGGAGCTGTTCGAGGACGACGACGTCGGCATCGTCGTGATGCACGACGACGACCTCGACCACCTCTCGCGCACCGTCCGACGCAACGTCGAAACGAGTGTCGAGCCCGTGCTCGTGACGCTCGGCGGGGACTCCAGCGGCGGAGCGCTCCGCGAGCAGATCAAGCGCGCCATCGGCATCGACCTGATGGAGGACTAACACATGAGCCAAGCGACAGACACGACTCCGGATACGGACGGGGTCATCGACAGTGTAAGCGGCCCGGTCGTCGTGGCGACGGACCTGGACGCGCGGATGAACGACGTCGTCTACGTCGGCGACGAGGGCCTGATGGGTGAGGTCATCGAGATTGAGGGCAATCGGACCACCATCCAGGTGTACGAGGAGACCTCCGCCGTGGCCCCCGGCGAGCCGGTCGAGAACACCGGCGAGCCGCTCACGGTGGACCTCGGGCCGGGGATGCTGGACTCCATCTACGACGGCGTCCAGCGTCCGCTCGACGTCCTCGAGGAGCAGATGGGTGCCTTCCTCGACCGTGGCGTCGACGCGCCCGGTATCGACCTGGAGGCCGAATGGACCTTCGAGCCGACCGTCGAGGTCGGCGACGAGGTCGAGCCTGGCGACATCCTCGGGACCGTCCAGGAGACGGTCCAGATCGAGCACAAGGTCCTGGTCCCGCCCGAGCGCGGTGACGAGGACAACTCCGGCGAGGTCGTCGAGGTCAACGGCGGCGAGCACACCGTCGAGGAGACGGTCGTCGAACTCGACACCGGCGCCGAGATCTCGATGCACCAGGAGTGGCCCGTCCGAGAACCCCGCCCCTCCGCGAAGAAGGAGACGCCGACGACGCCCCTCGTTTCGGGGCAGCGCATCCTCGACGGCCTGTTCCCCATCGCGAAGGGTGGGACG of the Haloglomus salinum genome contains:
- a CDS encoding F0F1 ATP synthase subunit C; the encoded protein is MLELIMALVTFVLQTNPAPAIPPTAAAALAVGLAAFGAGYAERGIGAAAVGAIAEDDDMFGRGLILTVLPETLVILALVVIFVV
- a CDS encoding V-type ATP synthase subunit E yields the protein MSLDTVVEDIRDEARTRAEEIRAEGEERAEQIVDEAEADAEEIEADAEQEVERTIEQEREQALSSAKLEAKQERLEARRELLQNVREDVEEEVAGLEGERREGLTRTLLEAAAPEFEDADTVRVRGRADDADLLETICDDYDGFEAGEPVDCLGGVVVESEGSRVRVNNTFDSVLDEVWEDNLRAISERLFEER
- a CDS encoding V-type ATP synthase subunit I, whose translation is MLRPEKMGRVSVTGSKAVLDDVVETAHDLNLLHLTEYDGGWEGFEPGNPSEGADRASEALVTVRSLESVLGVDESDAEGQPVLPDDLYAEIEEVREQVNELDDRRDELTEELRSVAEELDAVRPFVQLGIDLDLLDGYENLSVAVGEGDEAAVRSAMVDQAGVDKHETFASEEDDVLAVFAYPAVDISDALVGAQFTAYEVPELGDDGESVSPDQYVQQLEQRHRELQSKLETVEDQLDDLRVEVGGFLLAAEEKLAVQVQKAEAPLSFATTENAFVAEGWLPYDEYVELAEGLQEAVGDHVDVDLLEVADYNEEGHPTDSEDVAGGAAGGVGEPAAADGGEVASDGGRDLGRIAEADVATDGAGADVAMSHSTPPVIQDNPGPVKPFEALVEVINRPKYSELDPSVILFLTFPAFYGFMIGDLGYGILYMLLGGALMTQFDSDIIRSLGGVGVLAGFFTAIFGVLYGEFFGLHQLGEIVWGGSPPIHKGLIPEYSDYALGWLVLSLLAGILHLTIGWIFDFYENLSHGFKDAMLESGSWLMMMFGLWTWIFAGAFGSAPDLIYGADSVFNGQPFPLGFTGFGPTVGLVGLGVFFVGLILLVAGEPIEGVEFLNVLVNVLSYTRLAAVLLAKAGMAFVVNLLFFGVWVTETESGPAWHFGIDHSPQYYLEQGTYHGHEVTEVMFGGLVHGGIGAALGGIVILVLGHLLVLALGVTSAGLQAVRLEYVEFFGKFYEGGGDEYEPFGYETRFASDD
- the ahaH gene encoding ATP synthase archaeal subunit H; this encodes MARPEVLDRVKEAEREADEIVEEAEADREERIDEARARAEEIREEAREAAQDMKDERLADARGEIEEEREAIVAEGEADREKLQARARDRKEEAVEHVVDLFEEAVDAQT
- a CDS encoding V-type ATP synthase subunit C, with amino-acid sequence MSTRTQGGSNYEYVTARVRSRRARLFDEDDYRKLTRMGTGEIARFMEESEYETEMNALGSRHSGVDLIEYALNRNLANNFDDLLRWADGKLYDYVARYLRKFDAWNVKTTLRGIYSDADRASVEDDFIRAGEFGEERLTRLLDAGSMEEAVEETRGTMFHGPLEVALEVYEESGELVPLENAVDRAFYGHLLDDLPEEPGRATELYIEFLRAEIDFRNLRNAFRLAYSGADIDPADYFIDGGRLFGEGDLRQLAKNPDELAARVRESPYGDDLDEALDALERAESLIGFENALDAALLEYSEQLSSRYPLSVCPVLGYVLAKEREIDNIRAIARGREAGLSEEEINEELVVL
- a CDS encoding V-type ATP synthase subunit F; the encoded protein is MSQEIGVVGSPDFTTGFRLAGVRRFVNVPDEEKEDRLDEAVTELFEDDDVGIVVMHDDDLDHLSRTVRRNVETSVEPVLVTLGGDSSGGALREQIKRAIGIDLMED
- a CDS encoding protein-L-isoaspartate O-methyltransferase family protein, with product MDPAVLRDDMVDSLEHEAKRCVRSEAVSVAMREVPREAFLDDERAAYADRSFERHGTRVLSPSTAARLVEALAPESGDEVLVVGAGVGYTAAVCAELAGARHVHAVDIDRRLVYEARSNLAEAGYGEVLVDCRDGADGLPEYAPYDRVLVEAAAIEPPRHLVRQLAADGRLVLPLGGGEQTLSVVTPDAPGGEVAERLGTTAFAPMLVEGEQATTVERNRTVREDREHAQRAAERRKGWEQEWIDWDREL